In Rariglobus hedericola, the following proteins share a genomic window:
- a CDS encoding YciI family protein: protein MTKYLVSIHRANDYDPAVAEDKAMSRDIDALNDEMMIAGVRIFVGGLQPITNAKSLRRQPDGAVIITDGLYLKTPEHVGGFWVLETADFTEALAWGRKAAVACRASVEVRPFH, encoded by the coding sequence ATGACCAAATACTTGGTATCCATCCACCGCGCTAACGACTACGACCCGGCTGTCGCTGAGGATAAAGCGATGTCTCGCGATATCGATGCGCTGAACGATGAAATGATGATTGCGGGTGTGAGGATTTTCGTTGGCGGTCTGCAGCCAATAACCAACGCGAAGTCACTGCGGAGGCAGCCCGATGGGGCAGTGATCATTACCGATGGCCTTTATCTGAAAACCCCGGAGCACGTAGGTGGTTTTTGGGTATTGGAAACCGCTGACTTCACCGAAGCGCTCGCGTGGGGGCGCAAAGCCGCCGTGGCCTGCCGTGCTTCCGTAGAGGTGCGCCCGTTTCATTAA